The genomic stretch TTTTCAAAAAAGTTAAAGCAGAAGCTGTAACTCCTGTTCCACAACTGTAAGTTTCGTCTTCAACGCCTCGTTCATAGGTTCTTACGAAAATTTCATCATCAGAAATATTTTCAACAAAATTGACATTGATGCCTTTTTCTTTATAATTTTCAGAATTTCTGATGCTGTTTCCCTCTGCGAAAACGTTGAAATTGGCAATATCTTCAACATATTTAATGTAGTGAGGCGAGCCTGTATCTAAAACAGAATCTTCGCCGTCATTGGTAATCGTTGTAACATCACCCATTTTCAGTTTTACAATATTTCCGTTAATTTCAGCTTCATGAAGTCCGTCAATCGCCATAAAAACAGTTTTATTATTTTTAAAAATCGAAAGGAAGTGAGCAAAAGCCACCGAACAACGGGCACCGTTGCCGCAGAAGCTTTTGGAACCGTCAGAATTATAGTAATCAACTTCAAAATCTACATTTTCGGCTGAGTTTATTTTAATCAATCCGTCTGCGCCAATTCCGAAGCGGCGATCGCACAATTTTTGGATATTCGCAATTGAAAGGCTATCCCACTCTCCGGAGCGGTTGTCTACCATTACAAAGTCGTTTCCAGTTCCCTGATATTTATAAAATTCCATACTTCTGTTCTCTCTAATTAGCCTGCAAAATTAATGTAATTAAAACGAAAAAACGAACAGCGATTGCTGTCCGTTTTATTATTTAGAATGATTATCTTCTTGATCCGCTTCTTTGAGGATTGTTATCCGAATTATTGTTGTTTTGAGGCGTTGTCTGCGTATTATTTCTATAGTTTCCGCTATTGTTCTGTGTGGGCTGCTGCTGATTTCTCATCCCACTGTTTCTCTGACTTTGATTCCGAGTGCTTGAGTTACTCTGGCTTCTCACACCGTTATTCGAGTTATTACGAGGCGGATTATTATTGTAAGTTCTTTGACTGTTATTGTATCGGTAAGAGTTATTCCCGTTTCCTACGCCGTTATTAGGTCTTTGACTTGTTGTAGCGTTTCCTACAGCTCCCGAATTACGTTGTATGTAGACTTTATTTCTATTATCTCCGTAGTAATAAGGTACACCGTTATCGTAATAATATCGCATATCGTCTCTGTAATAATATCCGTCGTTACCATAATAACCACCGGAACCATAATATCCTGAAGGAGCGTAATAATATCCGTTATCATAATAAGGATCTCCATAAGCACCGTAGTTGCCGCCGTAAGCAGCACAAGATGCCAAGCTAAAACCAAGTAGAAGACCTGCTGTTATTTTTAATATATTTTTCATAACTGTACTGTATTTTTTTCTTTAAAACTTTTTTTCCAGTTGACATATCCTATGATTGCCATTATGGTAAATACCAAATATTGAACCGAAGTTATTCCGTATCCTTTATAAATATACATAGGAATAGAAATTAGATCGCCCAAAATCCAGAAAACCCAATTCTCAATGCGTCTTTTCGCCATCAGCCACATTCCGACTAGAAATACGGAAGTCGTAAAAACATCCAGCCAATTTGCCCAATCCAGATGGTAAAAACCAAATTCTATATTCTGTGATGAAAAATGATTATCGATGTAAGGTTTATAGTAATAAATAATCATTACTAAAAATATGCTTAAGATAAAAAGCATTGCCGCCATCATCCATTCTTTCTTTTTTGCCCAGGAAACTTCTACGTGAATCTGGTCTTCGGAATTTTTGTTCCACAAAATCCATCCATAAACACTCATTATTGAATAATATAAATTGATCATACAATCTCCAAGCAAGCCAGCGATAAAAAGAAGGTAAACATAGATGACGGTAGAAATAATTCCTGTAGGATAGACCCAGATGTTCTTTTTAATTGAAAAAAATACACTCATAATTCCTAAGACAGTGGCAAAAGTTTCAAGAAAAATTTGTGCGTCAGTATATGATTCGTAGGGTTTTATGAAAAGATCATACATATTCATGGTTTCAAAAATAAGCAAAAAATACAGTATTTTAAAATACATTAAAGAAGGTGAAAATCAATTTTGTACAACTTAAAATGAAAATAAATTGACGAAAGTTTATTAATAAATGTTAAGGTCTCCAAATTTTTTATATTTTCGTAAATCTTTAAAACAAAGAAAACAATATGTCAAATATTTGGAAAACAAAACCGCTCGGAGCCTATGAGGCTGATATGAAAAAGAGTGAGCTCAAAAGAGTTCTGGGGAAATGGAGCCTTACTGCCATTGGTATCGGAGCAATTATCGGAGGTGGAATTTTTGTACTTACAGGTACCGGAGCTTATTATCACGCGGGTCCTGCTTTAGCTTTATCATTCGTCGTTGCAGGTATTGCCTGTATATTTGCCGCACTCTGCTATGCAGAATTTGCTGCTTTATTACCCGTTGAAGGTTCGGCTTATGCTTATGCATACGGAACGGTAGGCGAGGTATTCGCTTGGCTTATCGGTTGGGGATTGGTGCTGGAATATGCGATGGGCTCGATGACGGTGGCTGTTTCCTGGTCGGGGTATTTCAATAAATTTTTGAAAATCATTAACGTAGAGCTTCCTTATTATCTCACCAATGATTTTGCTACAGCAAAACAATATGCAGTAGCTCATGGTTTAACAGAACCTAACTTTGCGTTTAATCTGCCAGCATTTATCATTGTTTTGATTGTTACTTCAATTTTGGTAAAAGGGACAAAAGAAGCTGCAGGGGCAAACAATATGATTGTGATTTTAAAAACTTCAGTTGTGGTTTTTGTAATCGTTGTTGGAGCTTTATTTATCAATATGGATAATCTTACACCATTTATTCCGGACGAAAAAATGATTCTTCAGTCAGATGGAAAAATGGGAGCAGCGTATGGTTTCAATGGTATTATTGCTGGCGCAGCTGCTGTTTTCTTTGCATATATTGGTTTTGATGCCGTTTCTACGCAGGCTGCAGAAGCAAAAAATCCTAGAAAAGATATCCCTTTTGCAATTATTACTTCGTTGTTGGTTTGTACAGCTTTATATATCTTAATGTCATTAGTTCTTACGGGAATGATGAGTTATAAAGATTTCGGATCGGTTCCTGATGCATTAACTGCACCTGTTGCTGTCGCTTTTGAGAAGGCTACCGGAATGAACTGGGCAGTAATCTTGATCACTGTTGCAGCAACTATTGGATTAATCTCTGTATTATTGGTAATGATGTTGGGACAGTCTAGAATTTTCTTAGGAATGGCAAAAGACGGTCTTCTTCCGAAAATGTTTAAAGAAATTCACCCGGTGAGAAAAACTCCTTATAAAAATACGATTCTTTTAGGGTTAATTGTAGCTACAGTTGCAGCACTTACACCAATCAGTACTTTGGTACATATGTGTAGTTTCGGGACTTTATTTGCATTTACAATGGTTTGTTTTGCAGTTTGGCTTTTGAGAGTAAAAAAACCGGAATTAAAAAGAGGTTTCAAAACTCCTATGCTTCCTGTTGTAGCATCATTAGGTATTTTAATCAATATTTATTTGATCATCAACTTAGAGCCTAGCGCAATCTACATGGCAATTGGCTGGTTGGCTTTAGGACTTCTAATTTACTTCTTGTACGGTAGACGAAACAGTGTTCTTAACAAAGGTGGCTATGATGAATTTATCGAAAAATAAATTTTAAATATATACTTTACAATCCGCAGACTAATCTTCTGCGGATTTTTTTATTTTTGTTATTATGAAAAAAATATTCACTTTGTTGTTTTCCACTGTTGGTTTATTGATGTTTTCTCAAAAGATCGAAAGTTTTGAAACTATTTTAAATGATAAAATTAGCATAAGAGCAATCGAATTATATGATAACAAAGTCTGGTACAGCGGAACGGAATCTAAATTCGGTTTTGTTGATTTAAAAGATCATAAAATTCAAAAACAGATTACACTGTCTGAAAAGAAGTTACAGTTTAGAACATTAGCACAAAATAAAGATGCTTTTTACGCTATTAATATCGAAAGTCCGGCTCATTTTTTTAGAATAGATAAAAAAGACCTTTCGGTTGTAAATACTTATACAGATACCTTGAAAACGGCATTTTACGATGCATTGATTTTTGTAAATGACGAGCATGCGGTTACATTCAGTGATCCCGCAAAAGATTTGAATTTGAAATTATCTTTTATAATGCCAAAATTGAATGCTGTTTTGGATTTCAATACACTCACCAAAAGAGAAGGCTTTAATACTATAAAGTTGAATGAAGGTGAAGCGGCTTTTGCGGCAAGTAATACCAATATTGCTCATCAGGGAACTAATATCTGGATCGCAACAGGAGGTAAAAGTTCAAGAATTATTAAGATAGATTATACTACTTTCAAATCAAATGTTTATAAAACACCTTTTATTCAGGGAGAATCGGCTCAGGGAATGTATTCAATTGATTTCGCAAACGAAAAATTCGGAGTTGCAGTTGGTGGTGATTACACAAAACAGGAAGCCAATGTCAATAATATTGCAACCACAAATGACGGAGGAAAAACCTGGCAAATTCAGGCATCAGGAAAAAATGCTGGATATACAACGTGTGTAAAAATAAAACCTAATTCTAAAGGAAAGGAAATGATTTCGGTTGGAGATCAACACATCAGTTATTCTTCAGATTTCGGAAAAACGTGGAAGAAAATTTCTGATGAAAAAGGGTTTTATGTTTGCAAATGGGTTGATGGAAATACGGTTGTTTTTGCAGGAAAAGATAAAATTTCGCTTATGAAATTAAAATTTTAAATCTTTTAGATAGAACATATCTTTTCAATTGAAGCAGATTTGAAATTTCATAAAATTACCTTTGATAAAATTTTCGCATGAAAAATTTAAAAATATTTCTATTATTAATTCCTGCTGTTTTTTATACTCAGAAAATAAGGGTTTTTGTTTTGGCGGGTCAATCGAATATGAATGGCTTTGGATATAATAAAGATCTTCCCAATGATTTAAAAACAGTTAAAGATGTTTATATTTTTCAGGGAAATTCTGTTCCTGACGGAGAAAAAAATGGCGGAACAGGAAAATGGGATGTTTTGAAAGCCGGAAACGGAACCGGTTTTAAAACTGATGGAAAAACCAATACACTTTCAGACCGATTTGGTTTGGAAATGACTTTTGCCAAAAGAATGAAAGAACTCTTCCCAAACGATAAAATTGCGTTGATCAAATATGCAAGAGAGGGAACTTCAATAGACAGTCTTGCAACGGGAAGTTTCGGGTGTTGGGATTCAGATTATCACGGGAAAAATGGATTGAATCAATATGATTATTTCCTAAATACGGTAAAAAATGCTTTAAGCGAAAAAGATATTGACGGAAACGGAAAAGCAGACGAGTTACAAATGTCCGGAATTTTGTGGATGCAAGGGGAAGGTGACGCGAGCTACAACGAAGAAATTGCCAATAATTATTACCCTCATCTGAAAACTTTGATGAATCAGATGCGGGCTGCCTTACGCACCGATGACGTGCCTGTTGTGATTGGAAAAATCTCAGATTCGGGTAAGAATGAAAAAGGAAAAGTCTGGCCAATGGGAGAATTGGTACAGTATGCTCAGGAAAAATTTGTACGCAATGATAAAAACGCTGCCATTGTTCGCTCGACTCAAAAATACAATTACGGAAACGATCCATGGCATTATGACAGCGCAGGTTACATTGATTTGGGAAAGAATTTTGCGGATGAGGTATTTAGACTCATTATAAATTTCGAAAAGAAAGACTAATATAATTCATGATCTCTAATTCAGAAGTAATGGTTAATTTTGCAGAATGAAATGTATCAATTTCATCAGTTTAGAAAAAATATAAAGTTTCAAATGAATTCGTTAATCGATAAATATAATATTCCAGGCCCGCGTTATACGTCTTATCCCACTGTTCCATATTGGGACGAATCTACTTTTTCTCCGGAAAAGTGGAAATCAAGTGTGATAAAATCTTTTAATGAAAGCAATTCAGCAGAAGGAATTTCAATATACATTCACCTTCCTTTCTGTGAAGCATTGTGTACTTTTTGCGCTTGCCACAAACGTATTACAAAACAGCACAGTGTAGAAGTTCCTTATCTTGAAAGTGTTTTAAAAGAATGGATGCTTTATCTTCAATTATTTAATGAAAAGCCGAAGTTAAAAGAACTGCATTTAGGTGGTGGAACACCTACATTTTTTTCTCCGGAAAATCTAAAAACTTTATTGCAGGGAATTTTTGATACGGTTGAAATTGCAGAACATCCTGAATTTTCTTTTGAAGGTCACCCGAATAATACAACAAGAGAGCATCTTCAGACTTTATTCGATTTAGGATTTAGAAGAGCCAGTTTTGGGGTGCAGGATTATGATTTGAAGGTTCAGAAAGCGATTAACAGAGTTCAGCCTTTCGAAAACGTAAAAAATGTTACAGAATGGGCCAGAGAAATTGGGTATACAAGTATTTCTCACGATTTAGTTTATGGTTTGCCACATTCTAATTGGGAAAGTATGGCTCTTACCATTCATAAAACTTTAGAGCTGAAACCGGATCGTCTTGCTTATTATTCTTATGCTCATGTGCCATGGATAAAAGGAGTGGGACAAAGAGGTTTTGATGAAAACGACCTGCCAAGCGGTGAAGAGAAAAGAAGATTGTATGAAGACGGCAAAAAATTATTAGAAGAATTAGGCTATAAAGAAGTCGGGATGGATCATTTTTCTCTTGAAGAAGATGAGTTGTACAAATCTATGATTTCAGGAGATATTCATCGTAATTTCATGGGGTACTCTTCAAGCAAAACTCAATTAATGATAGGTTTAGGGATGAGTTCAATTTCAGATTCTTGGTATGCTTTTGCTCAAAACGTAAAAACCGTTGAAGAATATCAAAAAATTGTAGAAGAAGGTGAAATTCCTGTAGTGAAAGGACATGTTTTAAATGAAGAAGATTTATCGATCAGAAGACATATTCTAAATTTAATGTGCCAATTGGAAACTACTTTTGAAAATAAAGATGCCATTCCGGAGCTTGAAAATGCTTTTGATATGCTTCAGGAAATGGAACGCGATGAATTGGTTGTAATTAATCATAATCATATAAAAATCACAGAAAAAGGAAGGGCTTTCACAAGAAATGTAGCCATGGTTTTCGATCTCAGAATGTTGAGAAACAAACCTGAAACCAGAATTTTTTCGATGACAATATAACAAAAAGCGATTCAGAAATGAATCGCTTTTCTTTACCTAAACCTAAACCTAAACCTAAACCTAAACCTAAACCTATTTAATAATTATTTTCTGGCTGTAAGATTTCAAATCTCCAGATTTAATGTTGATGTAATAAACTCCTGCAGGAATTCCTGTAATGTTGATACTGTTTTCAAAATCGAATTTTGTTTCGTCCAAAACTTTTCTTCCTTCAGTACTGAAAATTTCGGCAACGCTATTCTTATCTTTCAAGCCTTCCACAAAAATTCTTTCTGATGCAGGATTTGGGTAAACTCTGATCTGGCTGAATGTAGCATCCTGTACTCCCAAAGTTGGTGTGGTAATCTTATAAATCTTACCATTATTTACAGCCGCTACATAAAGTTCGTTAAGATTGTTTTGTCCGAAAGTTGAAAATTATTGCCGGTAAAAGGGGTAGTCCAGGAAATTGAGTTGTTTGCATCCATCATACCGATTTGTGAAGAACAATAGTCTGCAAAAAAATATTTTCCTTGCAGACCCGGGTTTTGTGTTCCCCGATAAACATAGCCTCCGGTAATCGAACATTTGTTTCCGGAATGATCGTAAACGGCCACTGGAAAAGTCATTGTAGAAGAAGCGGCACATCCGGTTGCGTTATAAGTGTTATTTCCTTCGTAACATCTCCATCCGTAATTGATTCCTGCCTGCGTAATTGGCATCCGGTTGATTTCCTCAAAAAGACCTTGTCCTACATCAGCTATCATTGCATTTCCGGTAATTAAGTCAAAAGAAAATTTCCATGCATTTCTTAGTCCATAAGACCAAATTTCATCTGCGCCATTAATTCCCACAAAAGGATTTCCTGCGGGAATATTGTATGGTCCCGTAGAATTAATATCCAATCTTAACAGCTTTCCTAACAATGAATTTTTGTTTTGTGCATTATTATTCGGGTCGCCGCTACTTCCGCCGTCTCCCGTTACAATCCACAAATTTCCGTCGGGAGCAAAATGAATACTTCCACCATTATGGTTATCAAAAGGTTTTGGAATGTTTAAAATAATCTTTTCTGAATTAGGATCGGCGGTATTCGGATTGGTAGAATTCACAGAATATCTTGCTACGATAATATTTCCTGCTGTATTGTTGTAGTACACGAAAAAATATCCGTTAGTCAAATATTGTGGATGAAAAGCCAGACCTAAAAGTCCTCTTTCTCCGTTGAATGTAACTTTGCTGCTTATATTAAGAAAGTCTGCAGCATTCACGGTTCCGTTGGGTTGTATAATCTTAATAATTCCATTCTGTTGTACTACGAAAAGACGGCTGTCATTTGCGTTGGTGATCTCTACAGGACTCGTAAGCCCACTTGCGAATTCTTCCAGTACAAAACTTTGAGATTGTACGATTAAGGAAGATAATAATGCTAATAAAAGTAATGGTCTTTTCATAATATTTTGAAATTTAGGGTGTTGTATTGTTAAAATGAAAATTTCATACCATTACCTGTTTTTAATATTTAATAAATTTAGCCATAAAATATCATTAAAATAAGATTGCCGATATATCTGAAAATAAACCATTTCTGTTGCCAAAAGTTCATAAAATATCAATAAAATCATTATATTTGCCGACTTAATTTAACGTAGTTATAACAAAATGCAAGGAAAAGGACTTATTACAATTGTTGCTATTGTACTAGGGTTAATTTGCTTAAATGAGCTATTACCAACCTGGTACGCCGGCAAAATTGAATCGCAAATCGAAGCTGCGAACGGAAACGAGAAAGAAATTCAGAGATTAAAGGATGAAACTTTAAATCTTGGGTTTACAGAACTTTCTTATGCTAAGGCAAAAGACAAAGAAATGAAGCTAGGTCTTGACCTGAAAGGGGGGATCAACGTTCTTTTGGAAATCAATCAGAGAGATTTGGTGAATGATTTAACTAATTATTCTACCAATCCTATTCTTATTGAGGCTCTGAACAGAACAGATGAAGCTCAGAAAAACTCTACAAAATCTTATATCGACAATTTCTTTGTTGAGTTTGATGCCGTAAACAAAGCAAAAGGCGCAAACCTTAAACTTGCAGATCCTGAAATCTTCGGAAATACTAATCTTTCTGAGATTAAATTCAACACCACTGATGATCAGGTAAAAAGCATTGTTAAAAAAAGAATTGATCTTTCTGTAGGTACAGCTTTTGAAGTAATCAGAACCAGAATTGATAAATTAGGAGCTATCCAGCCAAACGTACAGAGAGTTCCGGGAACGGCAAGAATCTCTGTAGAAATGCCGGGTATGAAAGATATCGATAAGGTTAAAAAGATGCTTCAGACTTCTGCAAAACTTCAGTTTTGGGAAATACAGCAGTTTGCTGAGGTTGCACCTTATTTCCAGACTTTAAGTGCTACAGTTGCTGCAAAAGGTGACTCTATGGGAGTTGCTAAAAATGTGAACTTCTTAAACTTAATGCAAGGAGGGAAATCAGGAACCATGAGCTCTGTAGGAAGTGTGAAATTGACAGATACTGCAAAAGTAAACAAGATATTAAACAGTAAAATTGCACAGTCTTTACGTCCTGCAAATATAAAATATACCCAGTTTATGTGGGGTTACAAGCCTGAATCTACGGATGAAAAAAGCTTAGTCCTATATGCTATAAGAGGTAATATCAACCAAAAAGCTCCGGTAGACGGTGCTGTAGAAACTGCAAGTATCGGTTACGATGAGTTGAGCAGAGTAGTGGTAGATATGCAAATGGATTCTAAAGGTGCTAAAGATTGGAAAACGCTTACCGAGAAAAACGTAGGAAAACCAGTTGCTGTAACTTTAGATAACAGAGTATATACTGCGCCAAATGTACAGGGTGCAATTCCTAACGGTAGAACACAGATCTCTGGTAACTTCTCTCAGGAAGAAGCTAAAGAATTGGTAGACGTTTTAGGAGCTGGTAAATTACCTGCAGGTGCAAAAGTAGTACAAGCTACACAAGTAGGTCCGTCTTTAGGACAGGAGTCTATTGATGCGGGAGTTTTATCATTCTCTATTGCGTTCTTAATTATTATTGCATACATCATTTTCTACTACGGTTTAGCAGGAGTTTATGCGGTAATTGCAATGATTATCAACTTATTCTATATTTTCGGAATTATGGATTCCGGAGACTTTACTTTAACGCTTCCAGGTATTGCGGGTATTGTACTTTCAATGGCGATGGCGGTAGATACCAACGTAATTATTTACGAAAGGACGAAAGAAGAATTATTTGCAGGAAAAAACATTCTTGAAGCTTACAAGGATGGTTTCAAACATGCATTAAATGCAATTATAGATGGTCACTTAACGATGATTTTGACGGCGGTAGTATTATTCTTCTTCGGAACAGGTCCTATCAAAGGATTTGCATTGACGTTGTTGATTGGTGCTGTAATGACATTGTTTACATCAATCTTACTTTCAAGAGTAATGATTTTCCATAGATTAAATAAAGGTAAAAGTCTTTCAGTTTGGACGCCTCCAACGAAAAACTTATTCAGAAATACCTGGATCGATTTTATTGGAAAAAGAAAATATTCATATATCCTTTCTGCAATCTTAACGGTAATTTCTTTAGGATCAATTTTTGTTAATGGATTTAAATTTGGTATCGATTTTACAGGAGGTAGAAACTACGTTGTAAGATTTGACAAAGAAGTAAATGCAGAAGATATTGAAAATGGTTTAGTTAAAGTTTTCACAACTCAGGATGGTAAAAATTCTTCTGTTGAAGCTAAAACTTTTGGAAACAACAATCAGCTGAAAATCTCTACAGATTATCTTATCAATGACGAATCATTGAAAGCTGACCAGACTATTGAGCAAAAATTATTTGAAGGTTTAAAACCAAATCTTCCTGCAAAAATGACTCTAGAAGAATTTAAATCTGCAGATACAGATCACGCAGGTATTATTTCTTCAGAAAAAGTGGGGCCTTCTGTTGCTGATGATATTCAGACACACGGTACTCTTGCAGTTGTTGCTGCTTTGGCAGGTATTTTCCTATATATTTTGGTGAGATTTAGAAAATGGCAGTTTTCATTGGGTGCTGTTGCGGCACTATTACATGATGCGATCATTATTTTGGGTGCGTTCTCGCTATTCCATTCTGTAATGCCTTTCAATATGGAGGTTAATCAGGATTTCATCGCGGCAATTCTTACCGTATTGGGTTACTCAATCAATGATACTGTAATTATCTTCGATAGAATTAGAGAATATCTTAGAGAGAAGAAAGCGCTTACTTTATCAGGATTGTTTGATGATGCTATTTCAAGTACTTTAGGTAGAACGTTCAACACTACATTTGCTACATTACTTGTAATTCTTGCTATCTTCATCTTTGGTGGAGACAACTTGAGAGGATTTATGTTTGCATTATTAATCGGTATCGGTTTTGGTGCATACTCATCCATCTTTATCGCATCGGCAATCGCATACGATTTCCTTAAATCAGGAAAAGAAGAAGACGTACACGGTAAATCTTCTACAGATAAAGAATTACTTGCTACAAAGTAATATCAACTACATTAAATATATTAAAGAGCCTTTCATTTGAAAGGCTCTTTTTTTTATAACTTTTAAATTTAATTTAATTAAAACTAAAATTAAAACAGTTATTCCCAACCAAAAAACATCAACTATCAACAACAATAATTCAACAATTTAGAACGAATATTTTTCCCGATTTCCTTATTTTTGCACAGTAATGGAAAATTCAAAAAAGAAAGCAGCAATGAGCTTTATATTTATCACCTTGCTGATAGATATAACGGGGTGGGGAATCATCATTCCTGTAGTTCCGCAATTGATTAAAGAACTGATTCATGCTGATATCAGTGAAGCTGC from Chryseobacterium indoltheticum encodes the following:
- a CDS encoding T9SS type A sorting domain-containing protein, translated to MGVQDATFSQIRVYPNPASERIFVEGLKDKNSVAEIFSTEGRKVLDETKFDFENSINITGIPAGVYYINIKSGDLKSYSQKIIIK
- a CDS encoding PQQ-dependent sugar dehydrogenase yields the protein MKRPLLLLALLSSLIVQSQSFVLEEFASGLTSPVEITNANDSRLFVVQQNGIIKIIQPNGTVNAADFLNISSKVTFNGERGLLGLAFHPQYLTNGYFFVYYNNTAGNIIVARYSVNSTNPNTADPNSEKIILNIPKPFDNHNGGSIHFAPDGNLWIVTGDGGSSGDPNNNAQNKNSLLGKLLRLDINSTGPYNIPAGNPFVGINGADEIWSYGLRNAWKFSFDLITGNAMIADVGQGLFEEINRMPITQAGINYGWRCYEGNNTYNATGCAASSTMTFPVAVYDHSGNKCSITGGYVYRGTQNPGLQGKYFFADYCSSQIGMMDANNSISWTTPFTGNNFQLSDKTILTNFM
- the dapF gene encoding diaminopimelate epimerase, producing the protein MEFYKYQGTGNDFVMVDNRSGEWDSLSIANIQKLCDRRFGIGADGLIKINSAENVDFEVDYYNSDGSKSFCGNGARCSVAFAHFLSIFKNNKTVFMAIDGLHEAEINGNIVKLKMGDVTTITNDGEDSVLDTGSPHYIKYVEDIANFNVFAEGNSIRNSENYKEKGINVNFVENISDDEIFVRTYERGVEDETYSCGTGVTASALTFLKKNNLTSIKVKTLGGDLKVYAEKDGETFRKIWLEGPAKQVFTGKVDLL
- the pnuC gene encoding nicotinamide riboside transporter PnuC encodes the protein MNMYDLFIKPYESYTDAQIFLETFATVLGIMSVFFSIKKNIWVYPTGIISTVIYVYLLFIAGLLGDCMINLYYSIMSVYGWILWNKNSEDQIHVEVSWAKKKEWMMAAMLFILSIFLVMIIYYYKPYIDNHFSSQNIEFGFYHLDWANWLDVFTTSVFLVGMWLMAKRRIENWVFWILGDLISIPMYIYKGYGITSVQYLVFTIMAIIGYVNWKKSFKEKNTVQL
- a CDS encoding WD40/YVTN/BNR-like repeat-containing protein, with translation MKKIFTLLFSTVGLLMFSQKIESFETILNDKISIRAIELYDNKVWYSGTESKFGFVDLKDHKIQKQITLSEKKLQFRTLAQNKDAFYAINIESPAHFFRIDKKDLSVVNTYTDTLKTAFYDALIFVNDEHAVTFSDPAKDLNLKLSFIMPKLNAVLDFNTLTKREGFNTIKLNEGEAAFAASNTNIAHQGTNIWIATGGKSSRIIKIDYTTFKSNVYKTPFIQGESAQGMYSIDFANEKFGVAVGGDYTKQEANVNNIATTNDGGKTWQIQASGKNAGYTTCVKIKPNSKGKEMISVGDQHISYSSDFGKTWKKISDEKGFYVCKWVDGNTVVFAGKDKISLMKLKF
- the hemN gene encoding oxygen-independent coproporphyrinogen III oxidase produces the protein MNSLIDKYNIPGPRYTSYPTVPYWDESTFSPEKWKSSVIKSFNESNSAEGISIYIHLPFCEALCTFCACHKRITKQHSVEVPYLESVLKEWMLYLQLFNEKPKLKELHLGGGTPTFFSPENLKTLLQGIFDTVEIAEHPEFSFEGHPNNTTREHLQTLFDLGFRRASFGVQDYDLKVQKAINRVQPFENVKNVTEWAREIGYTSISHDLVYGLPHSNWESMALTIHKTLELKPDRLAYYSYAHVPWIKGVGQRGFDENDLPSGEEKRRLYEDGKKLLEELGYKEVGMDHFSLEEDELYKSMISGDIHRNFMGYSSSKTQLMIGLGMSSISDSWYAFAQNVKTVEEYQKIVEEGEIPVVKGHVLNEEDLSIRRHILNLMCQLETTFENKDAIPELENAFDMLQEMERDELVVINHNHIKITEKGRAFTRNVAMVFDLRMLRNKPETRIFSMTI
- a CDS encoding sialate O-acetylesterase — its product is MKNLKIFLLLIPAVFYTQKIRVFVLAGQSNMNGFGYNKDLPNDLKTVKDVYIFQGNSVPDGEKNGGTGKWDVLKAGNGTGFKTDGKTNTLSDRFGLEMTFAKRMKELFPNDKIALIKYAREGTSIDSLATGSFGCWDSDYHGKNGLNQYDYFLNTVKNALSEKDIDGNGKADELQMSGILWMQGEGDASYNEEIANNYYPHLKTLMNQMRAALRTDDVPVVIGKISDSGKNEKGKVWPMGELVQYAQEKFVRNDKNAAIVRSTQKYNYGNDPWHYDSAGYIDLGKNFADEVFRLIINFEKKD
- a CDS encoding APC family permease translates to MSNIWKTKPLGAYEADMKKSELKRVLGKWSLTAIGIGAIIGGGIFVLTGTGAYYHAGPALALSFVVAGIACIFAALCYAEFAALLPVEGSAYAYAYGTVGEVFAWLIGWGLVLEYAMGSMTVAVSWSGYFNKFLKIINVELPYYLTNDFATAKQYAVAHGLTEPNFAFNLPAFIIVLIVTSILVKGTKEAAGANNMIVILKTSVVVFVIVVGALFINMDNLTPFIPDEKMILQSDGKMGAAYGFNGIIAGAAAVFFAYIGFDAVSTQAAEAKNPRKDIPFAIITSLLVCTALYILMSLVLTGMMSYKDFGSVPDALTAPVAVAFEKATGMNWAVILITVAATIGLISVLLVMMLGQSRIFLGMAKDGLLPKMFKEIHPVRKTPYKNTILLGLIVATVAALTPISTLVHMCSFGTLFAFTMVCFAVWLLRVKKPELKRGFKTPMLPVVASLGILINIYLIINLEPSAIYMAIGWLALGLLIYFLYGRRNSVLNKGGYDEFIEK